The following are encoded in a window of Arthrobacter sp. NicSoilB4 genomic DNA:
- a CDS encoding efflux RND transporter permease subunit — translation MFRLAKLSLANRALIALITVFASVFGVITMSSLKQELIPSIEFPQITVITSMPGASPEVVAKQISSPLETALNGVEGLESTSSTSRNGVSQISMVFTYGSNLDRARNQIDRAISNAKRSLPDDVQPQAIAGSISDFPIVFLAVSSDKPLSELNADLARLTVPRLQKLDGVRGAEVTGGATQHIKILPRPEAMAASGAGINSITGALKNNGTLVPAGTIEDQGKALSLQIGSPVDSLDAIKALPLGGTSKATTIGGVADVSIAEDARTSITRTNGKETLALSVTKKPEGDTVGISHAVKDLLPQLEAELGSNARFTPIFDQAPFIEKSIKDLTTEGLLGLGFAVAVILVFLMSVRATLVTAVSIPLSLLITFIGLSATGYSLNILTLGALTIAIGRVVDDSIVVIENIKRHLSYGEAKITAIQTSIREVAGAITASTLTTVAVFLPIAFVAGLAGELFRPFALTVTIALLSSLLVSLTIVPVLAYWFLRNPADKTGGARGDAAGRETTARQIAAKAHEAEQRTVLQRGYLPVLTKTQKHPVVTLIAALLVLGGTAAMTPLLATDLLGSSGENSMTVRQVLPAGTSLAEASASAVKVEEVLRQIDGVKDVQVTTGNAQTGFSALLSAGASNSSFTVVTEEKANQGKLKDTVRSELARIPDAGKITVGSQQGGFGTSSTVDITLKAATTADLRTASDTMVKAMDGVPGSSEVATNLAASQPVVQVKVDRAKAVAAGLTEEQVAGVLASTISPIPAGTVRIDTNDFPVRIGEGTRFTSIDAVRRTPLPTAAGPVPLASIASVEQVDVPVSITASNGQRTARVSVTPSGANLGALSTEVQSRLKSVQLPPGVTAEIGGATTQQAESFGQLGLALLAAIAIVYVIMVATFKSLIQPLILLVSVPFAATGAIGLLLITGVPLGLPSLIGMLMLVGIVVTNAIVLIDLINQYRQPRNGEPGMSVADAITHGARQRLRPILMTALATVFALTPMALGLTGGGGFISQPLAIVVIGGLISSTALTLVLVPVLYRLVEGRRERKALAKMAGGTGAGAAPVPSRGRRAAPGAIPDDFPDDLPEDARLPTGSR, via the coding sequence ATGTTCCGGCTCGCAAAGCTGTCGCTGGCAAACCGGGCCCTGATCGCGCTGATCACCGTCTTCGCGTCGGTCTTCGGCGTGATCACGATGTCCTCGCTCAAGCAGGAGCTCATCCCGTCCATCGAGTTCCCGCAGATCACGGTCATTACCTCGATGCCTGGCGCCTCGCCCGAAGTCGTGGCCAAGCAGATCAGCAGCCCGCTGGAAACGGCGCTCAACGGCGTCGAAGGCCTGGAGTCGACGTCGTCCACCTCCCGCAACGGTGTCTCCCAAATCAGCATGGTATTCACCTATGGTTCGAACCTGGACCGTGCGCGGAACCAGATTGACCGGGCCATCTCCAACGCCAAGCGGTCGCTGCCGGACGACGTCCAGCCCCAGGCGATCGCCGGTAGCATCAGCGACTTCCCGATCGTGTTCCTCGCTGTCTCCTCCGACAAGCCCCTCAGCGAACTGAACGCCGATCTGGCCCGGCTCACCGTTCCGCGGCTGCAGAAGCTCGACGGCGTCCGCGGCGCCGAGGTGACCGGCGGCGCCACGCAGCACATCAAGATCCTCCCCCGCCCCGAAGCCATGGCGGCCTCCGGCGCGGGCATCAACTCCATCACCGGGGCGCTCAAGAACAACGGGACCCTCGTGCCGGCCGGCACTATCGAGGACCAGGGCAAAGCGCTGTCGCTGCAGATCGGCAGCCCGGTCGACTCGCTGGACGCCATCAAGGCGCTCCCTCTCGGTGGCACCAGCAAGGCGACAACCATCGGCGGCGTCGCCGACGTCAGCATCGCCGAGGACGCCCGCACCTCGATCACGCGGACCAACGGCAAGGAAACCCTGGCCCTGTCCGTCACCAAGAAGCCCGAGGGTGACACGGTCGGCATCTCCCACGCGGTGAAGGACCTGCTTCCCCAGCTCGAGGCCGAGCTTGGCTCCAACGCCCGGTTCACCCCGATCTTCGACCAGGCGCCGTTTATCGAGAAATCCATCAAGGACCTCACCACGGAGGGCCTGCTGGGCCTGGGCTTCGCCGTCGCCGTGATCCTGGTGTTCCTGATGTCCGTCCGCGCCACCCTGGTCACGGCCGTTTCCATTCCGCTATCGCTGCTGATCACGTTCATCGGGCTCTCAGCCACCGGCTACTCGCTGAACATCCTGACCCTCGGAGCGCTGACGATCGCGATCGGCCGCGTCGTGGACGACTCCATCGTGGTGATCGAAAACATCAAACGCCATTTGAGCTACGGCGAGGCCAAGATCACCGCAATCCAGACGTCCATCCGCGAGGTCGCCGGCGCCATCACGGCGTCGACCCTGACCACCGTTGCCGTCTTCCTGCCCATTGCCTTTGTGGCCGGCCTGGCCGGCGAACTGTTCCGGCCGTTCGCGCTGACGGTCACTATCGCCTTGCTGTCCTCCCTGCTCGTCTCGCTGACGATCGTGCCGGTGCTGGCGTACTGGTTCCTGCGGAACCCGGCTGACAAGACGGGCGGAGCCCGGGGGGACGCCGCTGGCCGTGAAACCACTGCCCGGCAGATCGCGGCGAAGGCCCACGAGGCCGAGCAGCGCACTGTCCTGCAGCGCGGCTACCTGCCGGTCCTGACCAAGACCCAGAAGCACCCGGTCGTGACCCTGATCGCGGCCCTGCTGGTCCTTGGCGGCACCGCCGCCATGACCCCGCTGCTGGCCACCGACCTGCTGGGCAGCTCCGGCGAAAACAGCATGACCGTCCGGCAGGTCCTCCCCGCCGGCACCAGCCTGGCCGAAGCCAGTGCCTCGGCAGTCAAGGTCGAGGAAGTGCTGCGGCAGATCGACGGCGTCAAGGACGTCCAGGTCACCACGGGCAACGCCCAGACCGGCTTCTCCGCCCTGCTGTCCGCCGGTGCCTCGAACTCCAGCTTCACCGTGGTGACCGAGGAGAAGGCCAACCAAGGCAAACTCAAGGACACTGTCCGCAGCGAACTGGCCAGGATCCCCGACGCCGGCAAGATCACCGTGGGCTCGCAGCAGGGCGGCTTCGGCACGTCCTCAACCGTGGACATCACGCTCAAGGCCGCCACCACCGCCGATCTCCGGACCGCGAGCGACACCATGGTTAAGGCCATGGACGGCGTCCCCGGCTCCTCCGAAGTGGCCACCAACCTGGCAGCCAGCCAGCCGGTGGTGCAGGTCAAGGTGGACCGGGCCAAGGCCGTAGCCGCCGGCCTGACCGAGGAACAGGTGGCCGGTGTGCTCGCCTCCACCATCAGCCCGATCCCGGCCGGAACAGTGCGCATCGACACCAACGACTTCCCGGTCCGGATCGGCGAAGGCACCCGCTTCACGAGCATCGACGCCGTCCGGAGGACCCCGCTGCCGACGGCGGCCGGTCCCGTGCCCCTGGCCAGCATCGCCTCCGTGGAGCAGGTCGACGTCCCCGTGTCCATTACCGCCAGCAACGGCCAGCGGACCGCCCGGGTGTCCGTCACGCCGTCGGGCGCCAACCTCGGCGCACTGAGCACCGAAGTGCAGTCCCGGCTCAAGTCCGTCCAGCTGCCGCCGGGCGTCACCGCCGAGATCGGTGGCGCCACGACCCAGCAGGCTGAATCGTTCGGCCAGCTCGGCCTGGCCCTGCTGGCAGCTATAGCAATCGTCTACGTGATCATGGTGGCAACGTTCAAGTCGCTCATCCAGCCGTTGATCCTGCTGGTCTCGGTGCCCTTCGCGGCCACCGGCGCCATCGGGCTGCTGCTCATCACCGGAGTGCCGCTGGGCCTGCCCTCACTGATCGGCATGCTGATGCTCGTGGGCATCGTCGTGACGAACGCAATTGTACTGATCGACCTCATTAACCAGTACCGCCAGCCGCGGAACGGTGAACCCGGAATGAGCGTGGCGGACGCGATCACGCACGGCGCCCGCCAACGGCTCCGGCCGATCCTGATGACCGCGCTGGCGACCGTATTTGCCCTGACCCCAATGGCGCTGGGCCTGACCGGCGGCGGAGGCTTCATCTCGCAGCCGCTGGCTATCGTGGTGATCGGCGGCCTGATCTCCTCCACCGCACTCACCCTGGTCCTGGTGCCCGTGCTGTACCGGCTGGTCGAGGGACGCCGCGAACGCAAGGCGCTGGCCAAAATGGCAGGCGGCACGGGGGCCGGAGCGGCTCCGGTCCCTTCGCGGGGACGCCGGGCCGCCCCGGGGGCAATCCCCGACGATTTCCCCGACGACCTTCCCGAGGACGCGCGCCTGCCGACGGGGTCGCGGTAG
- a CDS encoding AAA family ATPase, with product MRVTAIGNRKGGVGKTSVILGLATGLRLIGKKVLVADLA from the coding sequence GTGAGAGTAACCGCCATAGGTAATCGAAAGGGCGGCGTGGGGAAGACGTCCGTCATCCTCGGGCTGGCCACCGGGCTTCGCTTGATCGGGAAGAAGGTCCTGGTCGCCGATCTGGCCTAG
- the sbnA gene encoding 2,3-diaminopropionate biosynthesis protein SbnA, with protein sequence MPIIRDPHLYNEQSLFVDLAGVLGCRLFLKIEGFNFAGSIKLKPAREMVERAEREGLIGPGSILVESSSGNLGVALSMIAASKGYRFVCVIDPRCNPPTRQLMESLGAQVDLVTEPDPVDGFLGARLNHVRDLCASDERYIWLNQYTNPGNWGAHYRWTAPEISHQFPDLDVLFVGAGTTGTLMGCARYFREHRPDVRIVAVDAAGSVSFGGQPAARLIPGLGMSVRPPQLDEALVDDVVMVEELDTVRACHRLAAAGFTLGGSTGTVVHGAASWLTEHDAQDLTAVAISPDMGRPYLDTVYNPDWVHDHFGAEALATADDLAGAPGRRSDPVSEPQHPARQAVAGYAATAALGNFLQ encoded by the coding sequence ATGCCGATCATCAGGGATCCGCACCTGTATAACGAGCAGAGCCTGTTCGTCGACCTGGCGGGGGTGCTGGGCTGCCGCCTCTTTTTGAAGATTGAGGGGTTCAATTTCGCCGGCTCAATCAAGCTTAAGCCCGCGCGGGAGATGGTCGAACGCGCCGAGCGGGAGGGGTTGATCGGCCCTGGCTCCATCCTCGTGGAGTCCTCATCGGGCAACCTCGGCGTCGCGCTCAGCATGATCGCTGCCAGCAAGGGGTACCGCTTCGTGTGTGTGATCGATCCGCGCTGTAACCCGCCAACCCGGCAACTCATGGAGTCGCTCGGGGCACAGGTGGACCTGGTCACCGAACCGGATCCCGTCGACGGCTTCCTCGGAGCCCGGCTCAACCACGTGCGGGACCTGTGTGCGTCCGACGAGCGGTACATCTGGCTCAACCAGTACACCAATCCCGGCAATTGGGGAGCGCACTACCGCTGGACTGCCCCCGAGATCTCCCATCAGTTCCCCGACCTGGACGTGCTGTTCGTGGGAGCAGGGACGACGGGGACCTTGATGGGTTGCGCGCGGTACTTCCGTGAGCACCGGCCGGATGTCCGGATTGTCGCGGTCGATGCCGCAGGATCGGTCTCGTTCGGCGGCCAGCCCGCCGCCCGCCTGATCCCGGGACTCGGCATGAGCGTGCGGCCGCCGCAGCTCGACGAGGCCTTGGTCGATGACGTGGTGATGGTCGAAGAACTGGACACGGTGCGCGCCTGCCATCGCCTCGCCGCTGCCGGCTTCACGCTCGGTGGCTCCACCGGGACCGTGGTCCACGGCGCCGCGTCTTGGCTCACCGAACACGACGCCCAGGACCTGACGGCGGTTGCCATTTCCCCGGACATGGGCCGACCCTACCTGGACACTGTCTACAACCCTGACTGGGTGCACGATCATTTCGGCGCCGAAGCGCTGGCAACCGCCGACGATTTGGCAGGGGCTCCGGGCCGACGGTCCGACCCGGTGTCGGAGCCACAGCACCCGGCACGTCAAGCGGTGGCCGGTTACGCCGCAACCGCCGCCTTAGGGAATTTCCTGCAGTGA
- a CDS encoding Pls/PosA family non-ribosomal peptide synthetase, with translation MRLDNLQGAPRSTSSIDLPIPDATAAPAGNGSPAAPAKGTAVALERRLADLLASVVKKDDVPVDANFFYDLGADSLLMAQFCARVRKQPDLPAVSIKDIYQNPTISALAAALAPAEVASVTVQIQVQDRLAEVLSGVLDIEHVPVEADFFQDLGADSLIMAQFCARVRKQPDLPAVSIKDIYQNPTISALAAALAPSEEASATVQVQERLAEVLADVLGMQQVPMDADFFLDLGADSLVMAKFCARMRKQPDLPTVSIKDVYGNPSVSALAAALQVPPQQDRLQEPSPAVASVPEAPAPMDARTWEYVTCGALQVLVYLGYCVLAGLLTVNWYQWVYPEAGPSSQQWLSDGTKFWEIYLRSTAYAAAVFVLMCILPVAAKWIILGRFRPGEIRLWSLGYFRFWLVKTLMRTSPLVLLRGSPLTTFYLRAMGAKVGRNVTIMTNRLPVCTDLLTIGEGTVIRKDAVLNGYRAHGGVIQLGALTLGRDVIVGEGSVLDIGTALGDGSQLGHRSTLYTGQSVPAGERWHGSPGRRTEVDYGGVEARPYSPWRRGWFATSQLISTIGFGRILLGQAVVLVVLANPNVAALLETQAYAFTNWVFYADAIAYAALAVFGGTVVSLLIVTTVPRVVQHAVKPDTVYPLFGLRHAAERAVLRMTNKPMLTGLFGDSSYVVNYVRAIGYKQPQVQQTGSNLGTGFKHDSPFLSTIGSGTMIADGVSFMNTDFSATSFKVSRAAIGSHNFLGNAVLFPAGARTGDNCLLATKVMVPLDGPLLHDVGLLGSPPFEIPRSVLRDALPEEYSKRAHFRRNLAAKNRYNLRTMALLMLVRWLNISLAMIIMFAALELSDQFSFLALSAAFVLMLVVGLLVPIGIEHLGRGLKPLQPQLCSIYNPYFWWHEQYWKMSLQSRYASLLNGTPFKPLVWRLLGVRIGSRVFDDGCGIIERTLVTVGSRCALNAGTTLQSHSQEDGMFKSDRIVVGDDVTLGVSAFVHYGVTVEDGAVVGADSFVMKGTTLTRGSLWAGNPAEEARDAATSPLALERA, from the coding sequence ATGCGTCTCGATAACCTACAGGGCGCTCCGCGTTCCACATCTTCTATCGATCTGCCCATTCCTGATGCAACCGCGGCTCCGGCCGGGAACGGCTCTCCGGCCGCTCCGGCCAAGGGTACGGCCGTTGCCTTGGAGCGTCGGCTGGCGGATCTTCTGGCGTCGGTGGTTAAGAAGGACGACGTCCCCGTGGACGCCAACTTCTTCTACGACCTGGGCGCGGATTCGTTGCTGATGGCACAGTTCTGCGCCCGCGTGCGCAAGCAGCCGGACTTGCCAGCGGTGTCGATCAAGGACATCTACCAGAATCCAACGATCTCGGCGCTGGCCGCGGCTCTGGCACCGGCGGAAGTGGCGTCGGTGACGGTTCAGATCCAGGTGCAGGACCGGTTGGCAGAGGTGCTGTCCGGCGTGCTGGACATTGAGCATGTGCCAGTGGAGGCCGATTTCTTCCAGGACCTGGGCGCGGATTCGTTGATCATGGCGCAGTTCTGCGCCCGCGTGCGCAAGCAGCCGGACCTGCCTGCCGTGTCCATCAAGGACATCTACCAGAACCCAACAATCTCCGCGCTGGCCGCGGCCCTGGCACCGTCCGAGGAGGCGTCGGCGACGGTCCAGGTGCAGGAGCGGCTGGCCGAGGTGCTCGCCGACGTACTCGGCATGCAGCAGGTCCCGATGGACGCCGACTTCTTCCTGGACCTGGGCGCGGACTCGCTGGTCATGGCGAAGTTCTGCGCCCGCATGCGTAAGCAGCCGGACCTACCGACGGTCTCGATAAAGGATGTCTACGGTAACCCGAGCGTCTCCGCCCTCGCCGCGGCCCTGCAGGTTCCCCCGCAGCAGGACCGCTTGCAGGAGCCCTCACCGGCCGTGGCTTCGGTGCCGGAGGCTCCGGCGCCCATGGACGCCCGGACCTGGGAGTACGTCACCTGCGGTGCCCTGCAGGTACTCGTCTACCTCGGCTACTGCGTGCTCGCCGGACTGCTCACGGTCAATTGGTACCAGTGGGTGTACCCGGAGGCTGGGCCGAGCAGCCAGCAATGGTTGAGCGACGGGACAAAATTCTGGGAGATCTACCTCCGGTCGACCGCCTATGCTGCGGCAGTGTTCGTGCTGATGTGCATCCTTCCCGTGGCGGCAAAGTGGATCATCCTTGGGCGTTTCCGCCCCGGCGAAATCCGACTGTGGAGCTTGGGCTATTTCCGGTTCTGGCTGGTCAAGACACTGATGCGAACTTCCCCGCTGGTGTTACTGAGGGGGTCTCCGCTGACCACCTTCTACCTGCGGGCCATGGGCGCCAAGGTGGGCCGCAACGTGACGATCATGACCAACCGCCTGCCGGTCTGCACCGACCTCCTCACGATCGGGGAAGGGACGGTCATCCGCAAGGACGCGGTTTTGAACGGCTACCGCGCCCACGGCGGCGTCATCCAGCTGGGCGCGCTGACGCTGGGCCGGGACGTAATCGTCGGCGAGGGGAGCGTTTTGGATATAGGCACCGCATTGGGAGATGGGTCGCAGTTGGGCCACCGGTCCACCCTGTACACCGGCCAGTCCGTGCCCGCCGGCGAACGGTGGCACGGGTCGCCCGGCAGGCGCACTGAGGTGGATTATGGCGGAGTCGAGGCCAGGCCCTACTCGCCCTGGCGCCGGGGATGGTTCGCCACCTCCCAGCTGATCAGCACTATTGGCTTTGGCCGCATTCTGCTAGGCCAGGCTGTCGTGTTGGTCGTCTTGGCGAACCCCAACGTGGCGGCACTCCTGGAGACGCAGGCGTACGCGTTCACCAACTGGGTCTTCTACGCCGACGCCATTGCCTATGCCGCTCTTGCTGTCTTCGGTGGCACGGTCGTATCGTTGCTCATCGTCACCACCGTCCCGCGGGTGGTTCAACACGCCGTCAAGCCGGACACGGTGTATCCGCTGTTCGGCCTGCGGCACGCGGCGGAGCGGGCGGTGTTGAGAATGACCAACAAGCCCATGCTGACGGGATTGTTCGGCGACAGCTCGTACGTCGTGAACTACGTGCGGGCCATCGGGTACAAGCAGCCGCAGGTCCAGCAGACCGGCTCGAACCTGGGCACGGGGTTCAAACACGACAGCCCGTTCCTTTCGACGATAGGCAGCGGCACGATGATCGCCGACGGGGTGTCGTTTATGAACACCGATTTCTCGGCGACGTCGTTCAAGGTCAGCCGGGCGGCGATCGGCTCACACAACTTCCTGGGCAACGCCGTGCTCTTCCCTGCCGGGGCCAGGACCGGGGACAACTGCCTGCTCGCGACCAAGGTGATGGTCCCCCTCGACGGACCGTTGCTCCACGACGTAGGTCTGCTCGGGTCACCGCCGTTCGAGATCCCCCGCTCGGTCCTCCGGGACGCCCTCCCCGAGGAGTATTCAAAACGTGCGCACTTCCGTCGGAACCTGGCAGCCAAGAACAGGTACAACCTGCGCACGATGGCCCTCTTGATGCTGGTGCGGTGGCTCAACATCTCACTGGCCATGATCATTATGTTCGCCGCCCTCGAATTGTCCGATCAGTTCAGTTTCCTTGCCCTCAGCGCGGCCTTTGTCCTGATGCTCGTGGTTGGCTTGTTGGTCCCCATCGGCATCGAGCATCTCGGGAGGGGACTGAAACCGCTTCAGCCCCAGCTCTGCTCCATCTACAACCCCTATTTCTGGTGGCACGAGCAGTACTGGAAGATGTCGCTGCAGAGCCGATACGCAAGCCTCCTCAACGGGACGCCGTTCAAGCCGCTGGTCTGGCGTTTGCTCGGCGTACGGATCGGAAGCCGGGTCTTCGACGACGGCTGCGGCATCATCGAGCGGACCTTGGTCACGGTCGGTTCCCGTTGCGCCTTGAACGCCGGCACCACCCTCCAATCCCATTCCCAGGAAGACGGCATGTTCAAGTCGGACCGCATCGTTGTTGGCGACGATGTCACCCTCGGCGTCTCCGCGTTCGTCCACTACGGCGTGACCGTCGAAGACGGCGCGGTCGTCGGCGCCGACTCCTTCGTCATGAAGGGGACCACTCTCACCCGCGGATCCCTGTGGGCCGGCAACCCGGCCGAAGAGGCCCGAGACGCCGCCACGTCCCCCCTCGCGCTGGAAAGGGCCTGA
- a CDS encoding amino acid adenylation domain-containing protein gives MTTTSALTCRTAGGSSGPGNDRTAPAGAALTAIPRWTRERQPSQGRIEVAVPQDLCEAVRTLAQSLQVAPSSIWLAAHSRVLHALSGETEVTTGCKDAFGTWQCTLDLAHRSWRALVTDANGRQIRPRTEQSTPGQASHEPAAPGYEVVFGGLRDDDSELPEGIVLGISVGHATIGEVLRLKYRGDVLDADAARRIASYYLAALRGVVADPGADPLDTDLVGQEERRFQLEQLAGPERPRPQRRFHELFEERVRQRPEQIAAVQDAREWTYAELNARANRIARGLLSRGLRAEDIVAVVAERDLEWMAAVIGILKAGGAYLPIEPHFPADRIARTLTRAGARVVLTEGGSTTTLDAALEGMPAVTKLLFEDIEAEGHPADDLGIEIRPDQLAYVYFTSGSTGEPKGAMCEHDGMVNHLYAKIEDLGIRPGDVVAQTAPQCFDISLWQLVSALLVGGRTLIVGQDRILDVERFIDTVERGAVAVFQVVPSYLDAVVAYLGGRPRALPHLRCVSATGEALKRELVRRWFDVMPDVKLVNAYGLTETSDDTNHEVLSAAPPGGSVPLGPPIPNVRIHILDERQRLVPLGAPGEIAFSGVCVGRGYINDPERTAQAYSTDPYVDGARLYRAGDYGRWSPDGKLEYLGRRDNQVKISGFRIEIGDIENALLRVPAVRDCAVVVGEGAGQSKFLVAFYSGNRPLEVDEIRSEMAARVPGYMVPSTYRWQESLPLTGNGKIDRKALTRMAREVIPEAGTATEALSAAEQRLAEAWATVLGLPMGRIGGQDSFFALGGTSLSAVKLAVLLKRAVSIKDIMQTPILADLATLLEASSPANTAVPPDPRTAGAVAEPDSMAPAGGPVGLSHPLPMKRKDL, from the coding sequence ATGACCACCACCTCTGCGTTGACCTGCCGCACCGCCGGCGGCTCGTCGGGCCCGGGCAACGACCGAACCGCGCCCGCGGGTGCCGCGCTGACGGCGATTCCCAGGTGGACGCGGGAGCGCCAGCCGAGTCAGGGCCGAATCGAAGTGGCTGTGCCACAGGACCTGTGCGAGGCCGTGCGGACGCTGGCCCAGAGCCTGCAGGTGGCTCCATCCTCGATCTGGCTGGCGGCACACTCGAGAGTGCTCCACGCGTTGTCCGGCGAAACAGAGGTCACGACCGGTTGCAAGGACGCGTTCGGGACTTGGCAGTGCACCCTGGATCTGGCGCACCGGTCCTGGCGAGCCCTCGTCACCGATGCGAACGGCCGCCAAATCCGGCCCCGTACGGAACAGTCCACCCCCGGGCAGGCTAGTCACGAGCCGGCCGCCCCGGGCTACGAAGTGGTGTTCGGCGGTCTTCGGGACGACGATTCCGAGCTGCCGGAGGGCATCGTGCTCGGTATTTCGGTCGGACACGCGACCATCGGCGAGGTGCTTCGCCTGAAGTACCGCGGGGATGTTCTCGACGCAGATGCCGCCCGCCGCATCGCCAGCTATTACCTCGCCGCGCTCCGTGGCGTGGTAGCGGACCCGGGGGCGGATCCCTTGGACACCGACCTAGTCGGCCAGGAGGAGCGGCGCTTCCAGCTTGAGCAGCTCGCCGGGCCCGAGCGGCCCCGGCCCCAGCGGCGCTTCCACGAGCTGTTCGAGGAGCGCGTTCGGCAGCGTCCCGAACAAATCGCGGCCGTTCAGGACGCGCGGGAGTGGACGTACGCGGAGCTAAACGCCCGCGCCAACCGGATAGCCCGTGGTCTGCTCTCGCGCGGGCTGCGCGCGGAGGACATCGTGGCAGTCGTCGCCGAACGGGATCTGGAGTGGATGGCCGCTGTGATCGGCATCCTCAAAGCCGGAGGCGCATATCTGCCGATCGAGCCGCACTTCCCGGCCGACCGAATCGCCAGAACGCTCACGCGGGCCGGGGCCCGGGTGGTGCTCACCGAAGGCGGCAGCACCACCACCCTCGATGCGGCACTGGAAGGAATGCCTGCAGTGACGAAGCTCTTGTTCGAGGACATCGAGGCCGAGGGGCATCCCGCCGACGACCTCGGCATCGAGATTCGTCCCGATCAGCTCGCTTACGTCTATTTCACCTCCGGGTCCACTGGCGAGCCGAAAGGCGCGATGTGCGAGCACGACGGCATGGTGAATCACTTGTACGCCAAGATCGAGGACCTGGGTATCCGCCCCGGGGACGTCGTCGCCCAGACCGCACCCCAGTGCTTCGACATCTCGCTGTGGCAACTGGTCTCGGCGCTGCTCGTCGGCGGCCGCACACTCATCGTCGGGCAGGACCGGATCCTCGACGTCGAGCGGTTCATCGACACGGTGGAACGGGGCGCGGTGGCGGTCTTCCAAGTCGTTCCGTCGTATCTGGACGCCGTGGTGGCGTACCTGGGCGGCAGGCCTCGCGCCTTGCCGCACCTCCGCTGCGTCTCGGCCACAGGGGAGGCTCTAAAGCGCGAGCTGGTCCGCCGCTGGTTCGACGTGATGCCGGACGTCAAGCTGGTCAACGCCTACGGGCTGACGGAAACCTCCGACGACACGAACCACGAAGTGTTGAGTGCAGCGCCCCCGGGCGGCTCCGTGCCACTTGGCCCGCCAATCCCGAACGTCCGGATCCACATCCTCGACGAGCGGCAGCGCCTTGTGCCGCTCGGAGCACCGGGCGAGATCGCATTCTCCGGAGTGTGCGTGGGCCGCGGCTACATCAACGACCCGGAGCGCACCGCGCAGGCCTACTCCACCGACCCCTACGTGGACGGCGCGCGACTCTATCGGGCCGGCGACTACGGCCGTTGGTCCCCGGACGGCAAGCTGGAGTACCTGGGGCGGCGGGACAACCAAGTCAAGATCTCCGGGTTCCGCATCGAGATCGGCGACATCGAAAACGCGCTGCTGCGGGTTCCCGCCGTCCGCGACTGCGCCGTCGTCGTCGGTGAGGGCGCCGGGCAGTCCAAGTTCCTGGTGGCGTTCTACTCCGGCAACCGGCCGCTCGAGGTCGACGAAATCCGCAGCGAGATGGCTGCCCGGGTACCCGGCTACATGGTTCCTTCGACGTACAGGTGGCAGGAGAGCCTGCCCCTGACCGGCAACGGGAAGATCGACCGGAAGGCTTTGACCCGCATGGCGCGCGAGGTCATTCCCGAGGCCGGCACCGCCACGGAAGCCCTCTCGGCGGCCGAGCAGCGGCTTGCGGAGGCATGGGCGACGGTGCTCGGCCTGCCGATGGGCCGGATCGGCGGGCAGGACTCGTTCTTTGCACTGGGCGGGACCTCGCTGTCCGCGGTGAAGCTCGCGGTACTGCTCAAGCGCGCAGTGTCGATCAAGGACATCATGCAGACGCCCATCCTGGCAGACCTGGCGACCCTGCTCGAAGCCTCGTCCCCCGCGAACACAGCCGTTCCGCCGGACCCGCGGACGGCGGGAGCCGTCGCGGAGCCCGACTCCATGGCCCCGGCAGGAGGACCGGTTGGCCTCTCCCACCCGCTACCCATGAAGCGAAAGGACCTCTGA